One part of the Paroedura picta isolate Pp20150507F chromosome 5, Ppicta_v3.0, whole genome shotgun sequence genome encodes these proteins:
- the CAP1 gene encoding adenylyl cyclase-associated protein 1 — MTELQSLVERLEKAVGRLEMVSVGPGAQGGYGEGSQNRLAEYVQAFDSLLAGPVAEYMKISKEIGGDVLKHAKMVHSGLMTERALLVTASQCQQPAANNFSSLLKPISEQIQVVQDFREKNRGSELFNHLSAVSESIPALGWVAMAPKPGPYVKEMTDAAMFYGNRVLKEYKDVDKKHVNWVKAYLRIWTELQAYIKEHHTTGLTWSKTGPIATATDGGSPAPPPPPCGPPLPPGPPPPPPPTSTNSGADDPASRSALFAQINQGEAITSGLKHVSDDMKTHKNPALKNQGGPVRTGPKPYTAPKPSSTISPSQKQPLRKDPPFLGLEGKKWRVENYEGASNLVISDTELKQVAYVYKCINSTLHIKGKINSITLDNCKKLGLVFDDVVGIVEIINSRDIQVQVLGKVPTISINKTDGCHVYLSKNSLECEIVSAKSSEMNVLVPMDNGDFNEFPIPEQFKTLWNGQKLVTTVTEIAG, encoded by the exons ATGACAGAGTTGCAGAGCCTAGTAGAACGGTTGGAGAAGGCTGTGGGGCGCTTGGAGATGGTGTCCGTCGGCCCTGGTGCGCAAGGTGGTTACGGAGAAGGCTCTCAGAACA GACTAGCTGAGTACGTGCAAGCTTTTGACTCTCTTTTGGCTGGTCCAGTAGCCGAATACATGAAGATAAGCAAAGAAATTGGTGGCGATGTCCTGAAACAC GCTAAGATGGTCCACTCGGGACTGATGACAGAGCGAGCGCTCCTGGTAACAGCATCCCAGTGCCAGCAACCAGCAGCA AATAACTTCTCATCCCTGCTGAAGCCAATCTCAGAACAGATCCAAGTGGTCCAGGACTTCCGGGAGAAGAACCGTGGCAGCGAACTGTTCAATCACCTCTCAGCAGTTAGTGAGAGCATCCCTGCACTAGGCTGGGTTGCCATG GCTCCCAAACCAGGCCCTTATGTGAAGGAGATGACAGACGCAGCCATGTTTTATGGCAATCGTGTCCTCAAGGAATATAAAGATGT AGATAAGAAGCATGTAAACTGGGTGAAGGCTTATCTGCGCATTTGGACAGAGCTGCAGGCGTACATTAAGGAGCATCACACCACTGGGCTGACCTGGAGCAAAACG gGACCTATAGCAACTGCAACTGATGGGGGCTctccagctcctccccctcctccttgtgGCCCACCCCTACCACCTGGGCCTCCACCTCCGCCACCTCCTACCTCCACAAATTCTGGAGCAGATGACCCTGCATCCCGTTCTGCGCTTTTTGCCCAAATCAACCAAGGAGAAGCCATCACTTCTG GTTTGAAGCATGTGTCCGATGACATGAAGACCCACAAGAACCCAGCACTGAAGAACCAAGGTGGCCCAGTGAGGACGGGACCAAAACCTTACACAGCTCCCAAGCCTTCCTCTACTATCAGTCCCTCCCAGAAACAGCCCCTAAGGAAGGACCCTCCTTTCCTGGGGCTggaagggaagaaatggagagtg GAAAACTACGAGGGTGCTTCCAACTTGGTAATCAGTGACACTGAACTGAAGCAGGTGGCCTACGTCTACAAGTGCATAAACAGTACACTCCACATCAAAGGGAAGATCAACTCCATCACACTGG ATAACTGTAAGAAGCTGGGACTGGTGTTTGATGATGTTGTGGGCATTGTTGAGATTATAAACAGTCGGGACATCCAAGTACAG GTTTTGGGTAAAGTGCCAACTATATCCATCAACAAGACGGACGGATGTCATGTTTACCTAAGCAAGAACTCCCTAGAATGCGAGATTGTCAGTGCCAAGTCTTCAGAGATGAACGTTCTCGTTCCCATGGACAATGGCGACTTT AACGAGTTCCCGATCCCTGAGCAGTTCAAGACGCTGTGGAATGGGCAGAAGCTAGTCACCACGGTGACAGAAATAGCTGGATAA